In Mycobacterium stomatepiae, the following are encoded in one genomic region:
- a CDS encoding DUF6039 family protein codes for MTDAPSIPTALTQTDVQYEGLLHSGNAGLVVERTGVAKSEFRSEARVFARELAQYITSNQRGVCSVYVYEETFGTKDVIHWILHLPSLEVYESMVKMGNSDPGFREIFFKQRIAADKGGGTWDRLFIDGTITETVLLPQFSGMYGTSTDGNPSEPLETGSGGLILPPAQAQTSLSPQDCLNTAIAGIVIHRVGQLKYEFRAEGRQFARAVAETINSHQRGLVTVFLYEEAFGLSDRIHWLIHLKDLSAYYSLIDMRAFMEPEVAEVYMKEWIPPGKGGGDWSRMFIDGTLRDLALTPQHWNMYATDAARTAV; via the coding sequence GTGACCGACGCGCCGAGTATCCCAACAGCCTTGACGCAGACGGACGTTCAGTACGAGGGCCTCCTGCACTCCGGAAACGCCGGCTTGGTTGTGGAGCGGACTGGGGTGGCAAAGTCCGAGTTTCGCTCGGAGGCCAGGGTGTTCGCGCGTGAGCTTGCCCAGTACATTACTTCTAATCAGCGTGGCGTCTGTTCGGTATACGTCTACGAGGAAACGTTCGGAACCAAAGACGTAATCCATTGGATCTTGCATCTGCCCTCACTTGAGGTTTACGAGTCGATGGTAAAGATGGGCAACAGCGACCCTGGCTTTAGGGAGATCTTTTTCAAGCAGCGAATCGCTGCGGACAAGGGTGGCGGAACCTGGGATCGGTTGTTTATCGATGGGACGATCACAGAAACGGTGCTGTTGCCGCAATTCTCAGGGATGTACGGAACTAGTACCGACGGAAACCCGAGTGAGCCGTTGGAGACCGGTAGTGGCGGGTTGATATTGCCGCCTGCGCAGGCACAGACATCCCTGTCACCGCAGGACTGTTTGAATACTGCGATCGCTGGGATCGTGATCCACCGTGTTGGCCAGCTGAAGTACGAGTTCCGGGCAGAGGGGCGACAATTTGCCCGAGCCGTAGCCGAAACCATCAACAGCCATCAAAGGGGCTTGGTAACGGTGTTTTTGTATGAGGAAGCCTTCGGCTTGTCTGATCGCATTCACTGGCTGATCCATTTGAAAGACCTGTCGGCGTATTATTCACTCATTGACATGCGGGCATTCATGGAACCTGAGGTCGCCGAGGTGTATATGAAAGAGTGGATCCCGCCAGGCAAGGGTGGCGGTGATTGGAGCCGGATGTTTATCGACGGCACTCTGCGGGACTTGGCCCTCACCCCGCAGCACTGGAACATGTACGCCACTGATGCCGCTCGTACTGCCGTATAA
- a CDS encoding DUF6039 family protein: MARAKEDRHMSTHAENPPAIAARLADRTVAPNSLNSSMIVHRVGTANPDFVDEALVFGQQIADRMNSVLGTAANTTVYRDLGSASKIHWLVHLYSPADYGKLISMADHDEELRHVYEGNRLPERGGGNWERIFVQSSFRELVIVPQHGLLDSQDHPGLGEDLFAVPAIFQMPEVASTWSSTNAPMILHRRIQGLYASRDLARLYLQQWQGAVNRTLPGEITVAQYEEVWGHQDRLHLLIHASGRNALQRLKDLEDSPSGEFAGVISRLRVKRAGQMFDWRGLFEDGTQTDTILERYWPST; this comes from the coding sequence ATGGCCAGAGCCAAGGAGGACCGCCATATGTCAACCCACGCTGAGAATCCCCCGGCCATCGCCGCTCGGCTTGCGGATCGGACTGTCGCGCCCAACTCCTTAAACTCGAGCATGATCGTTCACCGAGTGGGCACGGCGAACCCGGATTTTGTTGACGAGGCGCTGGTCTTCGGTCAGCAAATCGCCGACCGGATGAATTCGGTCCTTGGGACTGCGGCCAACACCACGGTCTACCGGGACCTTGGGTCAGCTTCGAAGATTCATTGGTTGGTGCACCTCTATTCCCCAGCCGACTACGGAAAATTAATCAGCATGGCTGATCACGACGAAGAGCTCCGACACGTCTACGAAGGCAATCGCTTGCCCGAGCGCGGAGGAGGTAACTGGGAGCGGATATTCGTTCAATCGTCCTTTCGTGAACTCGTAATAGTTCCCCAGCACGGACTGCTCGATAGCCAGGACCACCCTGGCCTGGGTGAGGACCTCTTCGCCGTCCCGGCGATCTTTCAGATGCCCGAAGTAGCGTCAACCTGGAGCAGCACAAACGCCCCAATGATATTACATCGACGCATACAGGGCCTCTACGCAAGTCGTGACCTCGCCCGCCTCTACCTGCAACAATGGCAAGGCGCCGTCAACCGCACCCTTCCAGGCGAGATCACCGTCGCCCAATACGAAGAAGTGTGGGGGCATCAGGACCGGCTGCATCTCCTCATCCATGCCAGCGGCCGTAACGCGCTCCAACGATTGAAAGATCTGGAAGATTCGCCATCTGGCGAATTTGCCGGCGTCATTTCACGATTGCGAGTCAAGCGCGCTGGCCAAATGTTCGACTGGAGAGGGCTGTTCGAAGACGGAACGCAGACCGATACCATCCTCGAACGGTATTGGCCATCGACCTAA
- a CDS encoding MMPL/RND family transporter, with translation MARWVRRLSIPVVLGWLAIVVVLGTTAPSVQDVAKQNSVSLSARDAPSMQAMKNMGQLFKESDSDSVAMVVVEGEQPLGAEAHRFYDDLMNRLRGDAKHVQHIQDFWGDPLTAAGAQSNDGKAAYVQINLAGNMGGALANESIESVRKAASKTPPPPGVKVFVTGAEALQADLNHAGDKSMAKITLVTVAVVVTMLLIFYRSILTVIVLMLTVGIEIGAASGMVAMLGHHHLINLSTFAVNLLMSLAIAAGTDYGIFLIGRYQEARAGGADPETAYYEMFNGTAHVIAGSGLTIAGATYCLSFTRLPYYQTLGAPCAIGMIVAVLVAVTLGPAIITIGSRLGLFEPKRAMRIRTWRKIGATIVRWPKPILTVSVAIAIIGLAALPGYRTSYDDRRYIPKDIPANAGFLAADRHFSQARMQPEILLIESDHDLRNPADFLVVDKVAKAVFRVPGVARVQAITRPQGTPIEHSSIPFLISTQNVGQLQNLKLIKDRIGEIGALANKLGTMIETMKSMVAIMDNLNGVMHSVINNMTDVQNTIHRLRDDMANFDDTFRPIRSYFYWEKHCFDIPSCWAIRSVFDALDGIDQMTETMDKMVAGMRQVDALLPQMIADFKATVPTMELMYSTFQTMYSTISGFYSQTEELSKDSTAMGKAFDAAKNDDSFYLPPEIFDNPDFKRGLKAFLSPDGKTVRMIVSHRGDPATPEGISEVEPIKNAAIEAVKGTPLEDAKIELGGTAAVYKDMADGSKYDLMIAGIASLCVIFSIMLIVTRALVAALVIVGTVVLSLGASFGLSVLIWQYALGMELHWLVLPMSVTILLAVGSDYNLLLVSRFKEEIPAGIKTGIIRAMGGTGSVVTSAGLVFAFTMGSMVVSDVRIMGQAGATIGLGLLLDTLIVRSFMTPAIATVLGSWFWWPTNIYARRRRYVATVVNRYEAATTSQFERLS, from the coding sequence ATGGCCCGGTGGGTGCGGCGGCTCTCGATCCCCGTTGTTCTTGGTTGGTTGGCAATCGTCGTCGTCCTCGGTACGACCGCCCCTTCGGTTCAGGACGTCGCAAAGCAAAACTCTGTATCGCTGAGCGCAAGGGATGCGCCCTCGATGCAGGCGATGAAGAACATGGGCCAGCTGTTTAAGGAGTCCGACTCCGACAGCGTAGCGATGGTCGTCGTGGAAGGTGAACAGCCACTCGGGGCCGAGGCGCACAGGTTCTACGACGACTTAATGAATCGCCTGCGGGGGGACGCCAAGCACGTTCAGCACATTCAGGATTTTTGGGGAGACCCCCTAACCGCAGCCGGAGCGCAGAGCAACGATGGCAAGGCCGCCTACGTTCAGATAAACCTTGCCGGAAACATGGGCGGCGCCCTGGCCAACGAGTCGATCGAAAGCGTTCGCAAAGCCGCCAGTAAGACTCCACCGCCACCCGGTGTCAAGGTCTTTGTTACCGGCGCGGAAGCCCTTCAAGCCGACCTGAACCATGCCGGTGACAAGAGCATGGCGAAGATTACTCTCGTCACCGTCGCGGTCGTCGTCACCATGCTGTTAATTTTCTACCGTTCGATCCTCACAGTGATCGTATTGATGCTCACGGTCGGAATAGAAATTGGCGCTGCCAGCGGAATGGTCGCCATGCTCGGGCATCACCATCTCATCAATCTGTCAACATTCGCTGTCAACCTGCTTATGTCACTTGCTATTGCGGCTGGGACTGACTACGGAATCTTCCTTATCGGCCGGTACCAGGAGGCGCGCGCCGGGGGGGCTGATCCCGAAACTGCTTATTACGAGATGTTTAACGGCACGGCCCATGTCATCGCTGGCTCCGGCCTGACCATCGCCGGAGCCACCTATTGTCTGAGCTTCACTCGATTGCCCTATTATCAGACGCTCGGCGCGCCTTGCGCCATTGGCATGATCGTGGCCGTTTTGGTGGCGGTAACGCTCGGGCCCGCCATCATCACGATCGGTAGCCGCCTGGGGCTCTTCGAGCCCAAGCGGGCCATGCGGATTCGGACTTGGCGAAAGATCGGAGCCACTATCGTCCGCTGGCCGAAGCCTATTCTCACCGTGTCTGTGGCGATAGCCATCATTGGGCTTGCCGCACTCCCCGGGTACAGGACTAGCTACGACGATCGCCGCTACATTCCGAAAGATATTCCGGCGAACGCAGGATTCCTCGCTGCTGATCGGCACTTCTCTCAGGCGCGTATGCAGCCAGAGATCCTGCTCATCGAATCTGACCACGACTTGCGTAATCCAGCGGACTTCCTTGTCGTGGACAAAGTTGCCAAGGCCGTCTTTCGAGTACCTGGCGTTGCGCGCGTTCAGGCCATCACCCGACCCCAAGGCACTCCCATAGAGCATAGCTCGATTCCGTTCCTGATCAGCACACAAAATGTCGGTCAATTGCAGAACCTCAAGCTCATCAAAGACCGTATTGGCGAGATCGGGGCCTTGGCAAACAAGCTCGGCACGATGATTGAAACTATGAAAAGCATGGTTGCGATCATGGACAATCTGAACGGAGTGATGCATTCGGTCATCAATAACATGACCGATGTTCAAAATACCATTCATCGGCTGCGAGATGATATGGCGAATTTTGACGACACGTTTAGGCCAATTCGCAGCTATTTCTATTGGGAGAAACACTGCTTTGATATTCCGTCATGTTGGGCAATCAGATCCGTTTTCGACGCACTTGATGGAATCGATCAAATGACCGAGACTATGGATAAAATGGTCGCGGGGATGCGCCAAGTGGACGCCCTATTACCGCAAATGATCGCCGATTTTAAAGCGACCGTACCGACCATGGAGCTCATGTACTCTACGTTTCAAACGATGTACAGTACTATATCCGGTTTTTACAGTCAGACAGAAGAGCTCAGTAAAGACTCGACGGCGATGGGGAAAGCGTTCGACGCCGCCAAGAACGATGACTCTTTTTATCTGCCCCCCGAGATTTTCGATAACCCGGACTTTAAACGAGGCCTCAAGGCATTCCTGTCTCCCGACGGCAAGACAGTTCGCATGATCGTCTCACATCGCGGTGATCCAGCCACGCCGGAAGGCATCTCGGAGGTCGAGCCCATCAAAAACGCTGCGATCGAAGCCGTCAAGGGCACGCCGCTCGAAGACGCCAAAATCGAACTTGGTGGCACAGCGGCGGTCTACAAAGATATGGCGGACGGTTCCAAATATGACCTCATGATCGCAGGAATCGCCTCGCTGTGTGTGATTTTTAGCATCATGCTGATCGTCACGCGTGCCTTAGTCGCAGCGCTTGTCATTGTCGGTACCGTAGTGCTCTCGCTGGGCGCATCATTTGGACTATCCGTGCTTATTTGGCAATACGCCCTTGGAATGGAACTGCATTGGTTGGTCCTCCCGATGTCGGTGACCATACTCCTCGCAGTCGGGTCGGACTACAACCTTTTGTTAGTCTCCCGATTCAAAGAAGAAATTCCAGCTGGAATTAAAACAGGGATTATTCGCGCAATGGGCGGCACCGGTAGCGTTGTCACTTCAGCTGGTCTGGTCTTCGCATTCACTATGGGCTCCATGGTGGTGAGCGACGTACGGATCATGGGCCAAGCCGGCGCCACCATCGGCCTTGGTCTCTTGCTGGACACACTCATCGTCAGATCTTTTATGACACCAGCCATTGCCACAGTCTTAGGTTCCTGGTTCTGGTGGCCAACAAATATCTACGCCAGGCGGCGCCGATACGTAGCCACGGTCGTGAATCGTTACGAGGCCGCCACAACATCTCAATTCGAGCGACTGTCTTAA
- a CDS encoding MmpS family transport accessory protein — protein MVEVLKRAWIPLVMVVVIGVGGFAVWRIRGVFVSYHLPTYAGSMSDNKNNSVPKHLRYDIFGPRGSITDINYIDAEGEPHQLNGQMLPWSLEIVTTAPAMTGNILAQGNSNTIGCRISANGIVKDERSSNELNAYVYCFVKSA, from the coding sequence ATGGTTGAGGTTCTGAAACGGGCGTGGATACCACTTGTGATGGTAGTGGTAATCGGTGTGGGGGGATTCGCGGTGTGGAGGATCCGCGGCGTCTTTGTTTCATATCATTTGCCGACTTATGCCGGGAGCATGTCCGACAATAAAAACAACTCCGTCCCAAAACACTTGCGGTACGATATTTTTGGTCCGCGGGGCAGTATCACCGATATCAATTATATAGATGCCGAAGGCGAACCCCATCAACTGAACGGACAGATGTTGCCCTGGTCGCTGGAAATCGTTACCACGGCTCCCGCAATGACGGGCAACATTCTCGCGCAAGGGAACAGCAACACAATCGGTTGCCGAATCTCCGCAAACGGAATCGTAAAGGACGAGAGGTCATCGAATGAACTAAACGCCTACGTCTATTGCTTTGTGAAGTCGGCGTGA
- a CDS encoding thioesterase II family protein, with product MDNRRRNPWIAAGKRYPEATRRLVCFAHAGGGSGLYAPWRTSLGPDIDVCPVVLPGREARLKTKPYRTIDTLIPPLIEGLWELTDRPLALFGHSLGSIIAYEVARQLTSLGRRPSVLMVSGRRAPHLPKRFSDVHTLDDDGVVDALRRLGGTSEELLNDRSLLEIFVPAIRADFELNETYQPLPGPRLDVDIIGFHGVSDPQLTEPELHGWVHATRGKFTHHLFDGGHFYLQPPPKRLLNVVAAELNRFVED from the coding sequence ATGGACAACCGCCGCCGAAACCCTTGGATCGCCGCAGGCAAACGCTACCCTGAAGCCACCCGCCGACTAGTCTGCTTCGCGCACGCCGGCGGCGGAAGTGGCCTCTACGCCCCGTGGCGCACCTCACTCGGACCCGATATCGACGTATGCCCAGTCGTGCTTCCCGGAAGAGAAGCGAGACTCAAGACCAAGCCCTACCGCACGATTGACACACTCATCCCCCCTCTCATCGAGGGACTCTGGGAATTAACCGACAGGCCGCTAGCCCTGTTTGGACACAGCCTCGGATCAATCATCGCTTACGAGGTCGCACGCCAACTTACTTCGCTGGGACGTCGACCATCAGTTCTGATGGTATCCGGACGGCGCGCCCCCCACCTGCCCAAGCGGTTCTCCGACGTCCACACTCTCGATGACGATGGCGTGGTAGACGCGCTGCGCCGTCTGGGAGGAACATCCGAGGAACTCCTCAACGACCGCAGCCTCCTCGAAATATTTGTACCGGCGATCCGCGCAGACTTCGAACTCAACGAAACCTATCAACCTTTGCCAGGTCCCCGTCTAGATGTCGACATCATCGGATTTCACGGGGTATCCGATCCGCAACTCACTGAACCGGAACTTCACGGGTGGGTTCACGCCACCCGCGGCAAGTTCACACACCACCTGTTCGACGGCGGCCACTTCTACTTGCAACCGCCACCAAAGCGGCTACTCAATGTGGTTGCAGCCGAACTGAATCGTTTCGTGGAGGACTGA
- a CDS encoding beta-ketoacyl synthase N-terminal-like domain-containing protein: protein MLSAPKPMTANVVAVTGLGVVSGLGTGIPSFTANLRAGRSAIRTVPNPITPVRSPLPQIDTDHIADTMDDAGRTRMQRVIYQAPSAAAAAVVAAAEAATDAKLTEVDPGRIGVVVAGSNLTNRLEQNAVLRYRAGQRVLPRHAVQMFDSDIAASVCETLGLFGEAWTAGAASASSAYAIALASRPIRTGELDAVVVVAAPSLLTDADLSAFAALGALYRGSVPEAGTLATSAWCRPFDQHAAGFVYGEAAAAVVLESTRAATGRGISIHGYIRGSALRSSATRSPAPDADTEAAVMTAAIHAAQLTPNDVDLINAHATSSRVGDRAEADAITRVFPKAAATPRINAIKALTGHCLTAAGMIGAVGTLIQLEQGWLHPNPHLANPIVDLSWVGPKAETWSGACALSNSFGFGGMYASIVLTVA from the coding sequence ATGCTATCAGCTCCGAAGCCGATGACAGCAAACGTCGTTGCCGTCACTGGCCTGGGTGTGGTATCTGGACTTGGAACAGGAATTCCTTCGTTTACCGCCAACCTGCGCGCGGGGCGCTCTGCGATCCGAACGGTTCCGAACCCCATCACCCCTGTCCGGTCGCCACTTCCACAGATCGACACTGACCATATTGCCGACACAATGGACGATGCGGGCCGCACCCGAATGCAGAGAGTCATCTACCAGGCCCCGTCAGCTGCCGCGGCGGCGGTCGTAGCCGCCGCGGAAGCCGCGACCGACGCAAAGCTCACCGAGGTCGACCCAGGCAGAATCGGCGTCGTCGTCGCCGGCAGCAATCTGACGAACCGACTGGAACAAAATGCTGTCTTGCGGTACCGCGCTGGACAACGGGTTCTGCCTCGTCACGCCGTCCAAATGTTTGACTCCGATATTGCCGCATCCGTGTGTGAAACGCTCGGCCTATTCGGCGAAGCCTGGACAGCTGGGGCTGCGTCTGCGAGCAGCGCATACGCGATTGCGTTGGCAAGCCGCCCAATACGTACTGGGGAGCTCGACGCAGTTGTGGTCGTCGCCGCTCCTTCGCTGCTGACCGATGCCGACCTGTCGGCCTTCGCCGCCCTCGGTGCGCTCTACCGCGGATCGGTGCCTGAAGCCGGCACCCTCGCAACCTCGGCGTGGTGTCGACCATTCGACCAACACGCTGCTGGTTTTGTCTATGGCGAAGCCGCTGCCGCGGTTGTCCTCGAGTCAACCCGAGCGGCCACAGGGCGAGGCATCTCGATTCATGGTTATATCCGCGGAAGTGCCCTACGTTCGTCCGCAACCAGATCGCCCGCTCCTGACGCGGACACTGAAGCTGCTGTGATGACCGCGGCCATCCATGCCGCTCAACTTACGCCCAACGACGTTGACCTGATCAATGCGCATGCAACGTCCTCCCGAGTCGGAGACCGTGCCGAAGCCGACGCCATCACAAGGGTATTCCCGAAAGCTGCAGCCACACCGCGCATCAACGCAATAAAAGCGCTCACCGGTCACTGCCTGACCGCCGCTGGAATGATTGGAGCGGTTGGAACCTTGATTCAACTCGAACAAGGTTGGCTACATCCCAACCCCCATCTCGCTAATCCCATCGTCGACCTATCGTGGGTCGGCCCAAAAGCAGAGACTTGGAGCGGGGCCTGCGCCCTCTCTAATAGTTTCGGGTTCGGCGGAATGTACGCCAGCATTGTTCTCACCGTGGCTTGA
- a CDS encoding phosphopantetheine-binding protein — protein sequence MSTTEEHVRYVIARVVASVMPDLRAQDVDFARTLSDYGCNSLDRADIVSLSMEDLGVDIPVGELSRISNLRELTDALCYQLRSR from the coding sequence ATGTCTACAACCGAAGAACACGTCCGGTACGTGATTGCCCGAGTCGTCGCTAGCGTCATGCCCGACTTGCGTGCACAAGATGTCGACTTCGCCCGAACGCTATCCGACTACGGCTGTAACAGCCTCGACCGAGCCGACATCGTTTCGCTCAGTATGGAAGACCTTGGCGTCGACATTCCCGTTGGCGAACTCAGTCGGATCTCGAACCTGCGCGAGCTCACCGACGCCCTATGCTATCAGCTCCGAAGCCGATGA